In the Populus trichocarpa isolate Nisqually-1 chromosome 1, P.trichocarpa_v4.1, whole genome shotgun sequence genome, one interval contains:
- the LOC7496772 gene encoding uncharacterized protein LOC7496772, translated as MGNAVSPCFHQSSRASFVKLIFWEGTTRILTGSSKHIAGEIMFENPDMMVCHADSFFIGQPVPSLAIDDELMPGQTYFVLPLDRFAFNVLSASSLAAFSSSPKRTPINFGESPFQYLKGADGRVLIKVVPEFIARLVNKGGDQDQTGSTGPTNSFLCSTPELKKHYEQLVGSKEQTWSPKLDTISEYKLRYSPCRFIGLEWKQKEKA; from the coding sequence ATGGGAAATGCAGTGTCTCCATGTTTCCATCAAAGTTCAAGAGCTTCATTTGTGAAGCTAATCTTCTGGGAAGGAACCACAAGAATCTTAACAGGCAGCAGCAAACACATAGCTGGAGAGATCATGTTTGAGAATCCAGACATGATGGTTTGCCATGCAGATTCTTTCTTCATTGGTCAACCTGTTCCATCCCTGGCCATTGATGACGAGCTCATGCCAGGCCAGACCTACTTTGTTCTTCCATTAGATCGCTTCGCATTCAATGTTTTGTCAGCCTCTTCTCTTGCAGCCTTCAGCTCTAGCCCTAAACGAACCCCTATTAATTTCGGGGAGTCTCCTTTCCAGTACTTAAAGGGTGCAGACGGTAGGGTTTTGATTAAGGTTGTGCCGGAATTTATAGCAAGACTTGTAAATAAAGGTGGAGATCAAGATCAAACTGGTTCTACTGGCCCTACTAATAGTTTTCTTTGTAGCACTCCAGAGTTGAAGAAGCATTATGAACAGTTGGTTGGGTCAAAAGAACAAACATGGTCACCTAAACTTGACACCATCTCAGAGTATAAACTAAGGTACTCTCCCTGCAGGTTTATAGGGTTGGAGTGGAAACAAAAAGAGAAGGCATAA